AACTCCCGAATTCAATCTGCAATCCAATCTCTGGCATTCCATTAAAAATACAGGGAAGAGTGACATGGATAAAAAGATACAAAAACGGATTTGGGCTCGCTAACGTTACCAACGAAAACTGCTGGATACTGGTTAAGTTACCCAAATCTCTCGGAGTCCATCCGGAAGTCAATGAAACACTTACAGCTTTTGGTTTCTATACTACATATCGAGGCGCACCTGCTTTTGAAATACCCTCGAGTGATGACGTATGCTTAGATGGGCCATGTTAGGTATTTTATTTGGTACAATAACAGGAATTACACCGGCTTTGCATGTCAACACCCTAGCTTCTATTGTTGGAAGTTTTCTGATTTCTACAGGAGACTTTTCGTATGTGGTACTCCTCTATTCAATGGGATTAACGCACACGTTCTTGGATGCATTTCCATCAACATTCTTTGGCATTCCAGAAGAAGAAACAGCAATAAGTGTTCTTCCAGCCCACAAACTTGCCCTTCAAGGCCGAGCTCTTGAAGTTATAAACATATCTTTAAAAGCGAGTCTTTTAGCTGCAATATTCTCTGTTATCCTAGCATTTCCCTACGCTTTATTGGCAAAATATTACACAACTTTTCTTGGGAAAGTTGCTGTGTTTTTACTGGCCCTCTTTCTCATAATCACAGAAAAAGGTATGAAACGGATATATGCCCTTCTAATTTTTATCCTTTCTGGAATATTTGGACTCGTTGTTGATAGGATTCCTCTTAGGGAGCCATATTTTCATGTTTTTGTTGGACTATTTGGAGTTCCTGCAATACTATTTTCCCTGAACAACAGTCAAAAGATTGAGATAGGGGATTCAAAAATTCAGATGCCAAAAAAGAAGTTTTTAAAGTTCTCATTTATTGGGACATTTTTTGGAATGCTGGCTTCTCTTCTACCGACCTTCACATCCTCTCAAGCTGCGCTCTTAGGGAGCTTTCTCTCAAAAGATGAACGTACATTTTTAACAATAGCATTCTCAGTCAACACATCAAATTTCATTTTCAGTCTCGTAAATTTTTACGCAACTGGAAAAACCAGAAACGGTATCTTAGTTTTAATTAAAGACCTTTACTATCCCCTAAGCTCTAAAGAGCTACTAATTCTGCTGCTTGTAACTATAATAACCAGCAATATTGCCAATCTCTAC
The Thermococcus sp. 2319x1 DNA segment above includes these coding regions:
- a CDS encoding tripartite tricarboxylate transporter permease, giving the protein MLRWAMLGILFGTITGITPALHVNTLASIVGSFLISTGDFSYVVLLYSMGLTHTFLDAFPSTFFGIPEEETAISVLPAHKLALQGRALEVINISLKASLLAAIFSVILAFPYALLAKYYTTFLGKVAVFLLALFLIITEKGMKRIYALLIFILSGIFGLVVDRIPLREPYFHVFVGLFGVPAILFSLNNSQKIEIGDSKIQMPKKKFLKFSFIGTFFGMLASLLPTFTSSQAALLGSFLSKDERTFLTIAFSVNTSNFIFSLVNFYATGKTRNGILVLIKDLYYPLSSKELLILLLVTIITSNIANLYGVRLSKVLGRAISKIDYTTLNRGVLLFIIAASLYFDGLLGLMVLLTATLIGASATILRIKRTTCMGVLMLKIMIS